A region of Haloplanus sp. XH21 DNA encodes the following proteins:
- a CDS encoding CoA-binding protein has protein sequence MPTATDADIRDLLDVNTIAVIGCSATPGKAAHDVPAYLQHQGYDIVPINPHHDAVLGRPAYDTLADVSERIDLVDVFRPSEEVSGIVDAVLDRVAERGDVRGLWLQRGIRDDEAATRAREAGLTVVQDRCLKVTHQQFRG, from the coding sequence ATGCCCACCGCCACCGATGCCGACATCCGCGACCTGCTCGACGTGAACACCATCGCCGTGATCGGCTGTTCGGCCACGCCCGGAAAGGCGGCCCACGACGTGCCCGCGTATCTCCAGCACCAGGGGTACGACATCGTACCGATCAACCCACACCACGACGCCGTGCTCGGCCGCCCGGCCTACGATACGCTCGCCGACGTGAGCGAACGGATCGATCTAGTCGACGTGTTTCGGCCGAGCGAGGAAGTGAGCGGCATCGTCGATGCGGTGCTCGACCGCGTGGCCGAGCGCGGCGACGTGCGCGGCCTCTGGCTCCAGCGCGGCATCCGTGACGACGAGGCGGCGACACGGGCCCGCGAAGCCGGCCTGACCGTCGTTCAGGACCGCTGTCTCAAGGTGACCCACCAGCAGTTCCGGGGCTGA
- a CDS encoding TrkH family potassium uptake protein, giving the protein MARTRNAYLDAGVAVAYVGTVLKYIGVAPLFPLALAFYYGEDPVPFLATIVVMVGGGLLLEQVAGDGELGTREAFLLVSLAWLVVPLVGTVPYLVAGTGTIATPVNALFESMSGFTTTGATVLGEISVERHGHAMLMWRQLTQWLGGMGILVLMVAILPELSVGGAQVINQEAPGLSFEKLTPRIQGTARALWGIYAGVTVLAAVVYYGLHLAGVAPNMDLYNAVAHALTTLPTGGFSPKARSVEAFTPAIQWAFMPFMLVAGTNFALFWYVLKGKPRRLTDNAEFRSYLLAIAGFGAVISAVLYTGVGLAEVPANVDVIPGNVENALRQGLFQVIAIVTTTGYASMDLNTWDASAQTILLFAYFLGGSAGSAAGSIKIVRWVLVKKAIARSLFTSVHPDAIRPVRLGDESVDEETIQGVFVFVLLFFGLFALSTILLYLDSFRTPAVSLSGLDAMSVAIATLGNVGPGYGVVGPMNSFLPFSDAAKLYMVFLMWIGRLEVLSVLVIFTPSFWRW; this is encoded by the coding sequence ATGGCTCGAACACGGAACGCGTATCTCGATGCCGGGGTAGCCGTGGCCTACGTCGGCACCGTGCTCAAGTATATCGGCGTGGCGCCGCTGTTCCCGCTCGCCCTGGCGTTTTACTACGGTGAGGATCCGGTCCCGTTTCTCGCGACGATCGTCGTCATGGTCGGGGGTGGGCTCCTCTTGGAGCAGGTCGCGGGCGACGGTGAACTGGGCACCCGAGAGGCCTTCTTGCTGGTGAGTCTCGCGTGGCTTGTCGTCCCGCTCGTCGGGACGGTGCCGTATCTCGTCGCCGGGACGGGGACCATCGCGACGCCCGTCAACGCACTCTTCGAGAGCATGAGCGGGTTCACGACGACCGGGGCGACCGTCCTCGGCGAGATCTCGGTCGAACGGCACGGCCACGCCATGCTGATGTGGCGACAGCTCACCCAGTGGCTCGGCGGAATGGGCATCCTCGTGTTGATGGTCGCGATCCTGCCCGAGCTGTCGGTCGGTGGCGCGCAAGTCATCAACCAGGAGGCGCCCGGGCTCAGTTTCGAGAAACTGACGCCGCGGATCCAGGGGACGGCGCGCGCACTGTGGGGCATCTACGCCGGCGTCACTGTCCTCGCGGCAGTCGTCTACTACGGACTCCATCTGGCTGGCGTCGCTCCCAACATGGACCTGTATAACGCCGTTGCGCACGCGCTCACGACGCTGCCGACCGGCGGATTCTCGCCCAAGGCACGCAGCGTCGAGGCGTTCACCCCTGCAATACAGTGGGCCTTCATGCCGTTCATGCTCGTCGCGGGGACGAACTTCGCGCTGTTCTGGTACGTCCTGAAGGGGAAGCCGCGCCGCCTCACCGACAACGCCGAGTTCCGGTCGTACCTGCTCGCTATCGCCGGATTCGGGGCCGTCATCTCGGCGGTCCTCTACACCGGCGTCGGTCTCGCTGAAGTCCCGGCGAACGTCGACGTGATCCCCGGAAACGTCGAGAACGCGCTCCGGCAGGGGCTCTTTCAGGTGATCGCCATCGTAACGACGACCGGGTACGCGAGCATGGACCTCAACACGTGGGACGCCTCCGCACAGACCATCCTGCTGTTCGCGTACTTCCTCGGTGGCTCCGCGGGGTCGGCCGCCGGATCGATCAAGATCGTGCGGTGGGTGCTCGTCAAGAAGGCCATCGCCCGGTCACTGTTCACGTCGGTCCACCCCGACGCCATCAGACCGGTCCGACTCGGCGACGAGAGCGTCGACGAGGAAACGATCCAGGGCGTCTTCGTGTTCGTCCTGCTCTTTTTTGGACTCTTTGCGCTCTCGACGATCCTGCTCTATCTCGATAGCTTCCGCACGCCCGCCGTGTCGCTATCCGGTCTCGACGCGATGAGCGTCGCCATCGCCACTCTGGGGAACGTCGGCCCCGGCTACGGCGTCGTTGGACCGATGAACAGCTTTCTCCCCTTTTCGGACGCCGCGAAGCTCTATATGGTCTTCCTGATGTGGATCGGACGGCTGGAGGTGCTCTCGGTGCTGGTCATCTTCACGCCGTCGTTCTGGCGGTGGTGA
- a CDS encoding TROVE domain-containing protein — protein MEFNKPKQTVAEATRTTNYEGGEAFDPADPRLALYKRTINQLLEGSFYETDDEQLAAVVRRFDAAADEDPEFVLKLAAYARQELYLRDIPQVLLVLAANDDRFKDDSPESLIREWAPAIIQRMDETATALAIHDQLFGGTAPWPLRRGIEDALVSMADAYTLGKYELSRREVTLHDVFNRVHPKPVDADQEVLFEEFMRGDLDDYPDVEPLPSPNTWETVISERGNTQDAWETLLEDDEYTLPIFASIRNLRNMLEAGVDEDTVVGHLDLEAVRYAPLYPFRYYQAYTALQNADVQAPAVEQWLEDAIDVAVETVPDGLGDTFVAVDLSGSMDMALSTNSTLRLKEIGALFGAILADQGAEVGGFGDDFQTVPMHVNTPVLQRQGAVLAIDEDVGNSTNGWKALEYLRDRGEPVERIVVFTDMQIWDSTPFTARDTQTVKAAFDAYRDEVSSDTALYLVDLASYGDLVTPEGYENVYNVSGWSENVLSFIEHAENPKQVIDEIEAFEPA, from the coding sequence ATGGAATTCAACAAGCCAAAGCAAACGGTCGCGGAGGCGACGCGAACCACCAACTACGAAGGTGGGGAAGCGTTCGACCCTGCCGACCCTCGACTCGCACTGTACAAGCGCACGATCAACCAACTGCTGGAGGGCTCGTTCTACGAAACCGATGACGAGCAACTCGCTGCTGTCGTCCGGCGGTTCGACGCCGCGGCAGACGAGGATCCGGAGTTCGTCCTGAAGCTCGCCGCGTACGCGCGCCAGGAACTCTACCTGCGGGACATTCCACAGGTCCTGCTCGTACTGGCAGCCAACGACGACCGGTTCAAGGATGACTCACCCGAGTCACTCATCCGCGAGTGGGCACCGGCGATCATCCAGCGGATGGATGAAACGGCGACCGCCCTCGCTATCCACGACCAGTTGTTCGGCGGGACTGCCCCGTGGCCGCTTCGACGCGGCATCGAAGACGCGCTCGTTTCGATGGCGGACGCCTACACGCTGGGCAAATACGAGCTGTCGCGGCGTGAGGTAACGCTGCACGACGTGTTCAATCGCGTCCACCCGAAGCCGGTCGACGCCGACCAGGAGGTGCTATTCGAGGAGTTCATGCGCGGCGACCTCGACGACTATCCCGACGTCGAACCGTTGCCATCGCCCAACACCTGGGAAACCGTCATCTCCGAGCGCGGCAACACTCAGGACGCTTGGGAGACGCTCCTCGAAGACGACGAATACACGCTGCCGATCTTCGCGTCGATCCGGAACCTCCGGAACATGCTCGAAGCCGGCGTCGACGAGGACACCGTCGTAGGGCACCTTGACTTGGAAGCAGTCCGGTACGCGCCGCTGTACCCGTTCCGGTACTACCAGGCGTACACCGCGCTCCAGAATGCTGACGTCCAAGCACCAGCGGTCGAGCAGTGGCTGGAGGACGCAATCGACGTCGCTGTCGAGACGGTGCCTGACGGACTCGGAGACACGTTCGTCGCCGTGGACCTCTCAGGGTCGATGGACATGGCGCTATCCACGAACAGCACGCTCAGGCTGAAGGAAATCGGTGCGTTGTTCGGTGCGATCCTGGCCGACCAAGGTGCCGAGGTTGGCGGGTTCGGTGACGACTTCCAGACCGTTCCGATGCACGTGAACACGCCAGTACTGCAGCGTCAAGGTGCGGTACTGGCCATCGACGAGGACGTCGGGAACTCGACGAACGGCTGGAAGGCACTGGAGTACCTCCGCGACCGAGGCGAGCCGGTCGAGCGTATCGTCGTCTTCACCGACATGCAGATTTGGGACAGCACGCCATTCACAGCACGCGATACCCAGACGGTCAAGGCGGCGTTCGACGCGTATCGGGACGAGGTCTCCTCGGACACCGCATTGTATCTCGTCGATCTCGCGTCCTACGGCGACCTCGTGACGCCGGAGGGATACGAGAACGTCTACAACGTTTCCGGCTGGTCGGAGAACGTCCTCTCGTTCATCGAACACGCCGAAAATCCGAAGCAGGTCATCGATGAAATCGAGGCCTTCGAACCTGCATAG
- a CDS encoding class 1 fructose-bisphosphatase translates to MTHDTVAEIRAALAAAAPEIRAGLPGRREKSDAENPSGDRRLAADEYADDLLETRLGLIDGVGEYASEEQKDTVDTGEGYAVAVDPLDGSSNLKPNNVMGTIVGVYDAPLPARGRDLVAAGYVLYGPITTMVFAHEGAVTEYLIEDGDATPIREDVTLPDEPTVYGFGGRVPEWSTAFTAYAEEIESELKLRYGGAMIGDVNQVLTYGGIFAYPSVESAPEGKLRLQFEGNPVGYIIEAAGGRSSDGSASLLDADATDLHGRTPVYLGNATLIDRLEAALA, encoded by the coding sequence ATGACGCACGACACGGTCGCCGAGATTCGGGCAGCGCTGGCGGCGGCGGCTCCCGAGATCCGCGCCGGCCTGCCCGGGCGGCGCGAGAAGTCGGACGCGGAGAACCCCTCCGGCGACCGCCGGCTCGCGGCCGACGAGTACGCCGACGACCTGCTCGAAACCCGACTCGGCCTCATCGACGGCGTCGGCGAGTACGCGAGCGAGGAACAGAAGGACACCGTCGACACCGGCGAGGGGTACGCCGTCGCGGTCGACCCCCTCGACGGCTCGTCGAACCTCAAGCCCAACAACGTCATGGGCACCATCGTCGGCGTCTACGACGCCCCGCTCCCCGCCCGAGGACGCGATCTGGTGGCCGCCGGCTACGTCCTCTACGGACCGATCACGACGATGGTGTTCGCCCACGAGGGCGCCGTCACCGAGTATCTGATCGAGGACGGCGACGCCACGCCCATCCGCGAGGACGTGACGCTCCCCGACGAGCCGACGGTGTACGGCTTCGGCGGGCGCGTCCCCGAGTGGTCCACGGCGTTCACCGCCTACGCCGAAGAGATCGAATCCGAACTCAAACTCCGCTACGGCGGCGCGATGATCGGCGACGTGAACCAGGTGCTCACCTACGGCGGTATCTTCGCCTACCCCTCGGTGGAGTCGGCACCCGAGGGCAAACTCCGCCTGCAGTTCGAGGGTAATCCCGTCGGTTACATCATCGAAGCGGCCGGCGGTCGGAGTTCGGACGGGTCGGCATCGCTGCTCGACGCCGATGCCACGGACCTCCACGGGCGAACGCCGGTGTATCTCGGGAACGCGACGCTCATCGACCGTCTCGAAGCCGCGCTGGCCTGA
- a CDS encoding 3-hydroxyacyl-CoA dehydrogenase family protein: MRGFEDIDTVGVVGAGTMGSGIAQVAATAGYDVVMRDIEPPLIEDGFDRIEDSLSKFVEKEQLTGAEADAVVDRVTGTTDLADLAECDYVIEAAVENMDVKQDIFADLDDTVDDDVVLATNTSTLSITTIASATDRPELVVGLHFMNPAPLMEGLELVVGEKTADDVVDCSHALAEDFGKTTWEADDKPGFVVNRVLMPWINEGIRAYDEGVATKDDMDEGLKLGTNVPMGPLELADHIGLDVCLDASETLHEELGDRYKPPYLLKRKVDAGDLGRKTGKGFYEYD; this comes from the coding sequence ATGCGAGGATTCGAGGACATCGACACTGTCGGAGTCGTCGGCGCCGGGACGATGGGTAGCGGCATCGCGCAGGTGGCCGCCACCGCCGGCTACGACGTGGTGATGCGCGATATCGAGCCGCCGCTGATCGAGGACGGCTTCGACCGCATCGAAGACAGTCTCTCGAAGTTCGTCGAGAAGGAGCAGCTCACAGGGGCGGAGGCTGACGCCGTCGTCGACCGCGTGACCGGCACGACCGACCTCGCCGACCTCGCCGAGTGCGACTACGTCATCGAGGCCGCAGTGGAGAACATGGATGTCAAACAGGATATCTTCGCCGACCTCGACGACACCGTCGACGACGACGTGGTGCTCGCGACCAACACCTCGACGCTCTCGATCACGACCATCGCGTCGGCGACCGATCGGCCGGAACTCGTCGTCGGCCTCCACTTCATGAACCCCGCGCCGCTGATGGAGGGGCTCGAACTCGTCGTCGGCGAGAAGACGGCTGACGACGTGGTCGACTGCTCCCACGCCTTGGCCGAGGACTTCGGCAAGACCACCTGGGAGGCGGACGACAAACCCGGCTTCGTCGTCAACCGCGTGCTGATGCCCTGGATCAACGAGGGTATCCGCGCTTACGACGAGGGGGTCGCCACCAAGGACGACATGGACGAGGGGCTGAAACTCGGCACGAACGTCCCGATGGGGCCGCTCGAACTCGCCGACCACATCGGCCTCGACGTCTGTCTCGACGCCAGCGAAACGCTCCACGAGGAACTGGGCGACCGCTACAAGCCGCCCTATCTGCTCAAGCGGAAAGTTGATGCGGGCGACCTGGGCCGGAAGACGGGGAAGGGCTTCTACGAGTACGACTGA
- a CDS encoding winged helix-turn-helix domain-containing protein produces the protein MLTNAGLELIDALHDGREATVHELADETGLSTSQIYRTANELRTKGLIGESREHHNQRLLRVTGHPVIEAYRGLVSKLGHVEWADLLSPATVRICWFLDGPRRATTIADRLDITRQAVHHALDPLKHRAMLAPSGPEYAFVPGLQPLHDFAEAVILHEHRTRVRRLAPSATVEWFDPERALVHVHTKDDTAALEAADEWEMTGLARFAAFDLQFFLAGEPAFWYAPDEPLTPAQVVCHSLVNDTGSRRVSYALLLIEHVQIDEEELRNTATWYGLESTVSDLYAFLKDGVEKRSGGDTVLPNPTEYESLKSQYGVT, from the coding sequence GTGCTTACAAACGCGGGACTCGAACTCATCGACGCCCTTCACGATGGGCGTGAAGCGACCGTGCACGAGCTCGCAGACGAAACTGGACTCAGCACTTCGCAGATCTACCGAACGGCCAACGAGTTACGCACCAAAGGGCTCATTGGCGAGTCCAGGGAGCACCACAATCAGCGGCTTCTACGCGTTACTGGCCACCCCGTGATCGAAGCGTACCGAGGCCTGGTCTCTAAACTGGGGCACGTCGAGTGGGCCGATTTGCTCTCACCGGCAACAGTACGCATTTGCTGGTTTCTGGATGGACCTCGACGCGCAACGACAATCGCAGATCGACTTGACATCACTCGACAGGCGGTCCACCACGCGTTGGACCCGTTGAAACATCGCGCGATGCTCGCCCCATCCGGGCCGGAATATGCGTTCGTCCCCGGCCTACAACCGTTACACGACTTCGCAGAAGCTGTTATCCTGCACGAGCACCGCACCCGTGTCCGGCGTCTCGCGCCAAGTGCCACAGTCGAGTGGTTCGATCCCGAGCGGGCACTCGTCCACGTCCACACCAAAGACGATACCGCGGCTCTCGAAGCCGCTGACGAGTGGGAGATGACTGGACTTGCGCGGTTCGCCGCATTCGACCTGCAGTTCTTCTTGGCAGGTGAACCGGCGTTTTGGTACGCACCGGACGAGCCCCTCACTCCTGCCCAAGTTGTCTGTCACAGTCTCGTGAACGACACTGGGTCGAGGCGAGTGAGCTACGCGCTCCTCCTCATCGAGCACGTACAAATCGACGAGGAAGAGCTACGCAATACCGCAACATGGTACGGTTTGGAATCCACAGTCTCGGACCTCTATGCGTTTCTCAAGGACGGAGTCGAGAAGCGGAGTGGTGGCGACACAGTGCTTCCGAATCCTACCGAGTATGAGTCGTTGAAGTCACAGTACGGAGTCACGTAG
- a CDS encoding class I fructose-bisphosphate aldolase, giving the protein MIPGADDAITRDGKALILAYDHGLEHGPVDFEPVPETTDPATVFDVATHDAVTATAVQKGVAEAYYPSYEDDVSLLAKLNGTSNLWRGEPDSAVNWSVDYAAELGADAIGFTLYGGSNNEVEMAEEFRQAQEKARAHDMGVVMWSYPRGQGLRNASSPDSIAYSARLGLELGADIAKVKYPGSRDAMEWAVDSAANTKVVMSGGSKTSDEAFLSTVRSAMDAGASGLAVGRNVFQREHPEAILDGLEAIIFEDASVAEALATNDALESDDR; this is encoded by the coding sequence ATGATTCCCGGCGCTGACGACGCGATCACTCGCGACGGCAAGGCGTTGATTCTCGCGTACGACCACGGTCTCGAACACGGCCCGGTCGACTTCGAACCGGTGCCGGAGACGACCGATCCCGCGACCGTCTTCGATGTCGCCACCCACGACGCGGTGACGGCAACCGCCGTCCAGAAGGGCGTCGCCGAGGCGTACTACCCGTCCTACGAGGACGACGTGTCCCTTCTGGCGAAACTCAACGGCACCAGCAACCTCTGGCGGGGCGAACCCGACTCGGCGGTCAACTGGTCGGTCGACTACGCGGCCGAACTCGGCGCGGACGCCATCGGCTTCACGCTGTACGGCGGCTCGAACAACGAAGTCGAGATGGCCGAAGAGTTCCGGCAGGCCCAGGAGAAAGCCCGCGCGCACGACATGGGCGTCGTGATGTGGTCGTACCCGCGCGGGCAGGGCTTGCGAAACGCCAGCAGTCCCGACTCAATCGCCTACTCGGCCCGCCTCGGCCTCGAACTCGGTGCCGACATCGCGAAGGTGAAATACCCTGGGTCGCGCGATGCGATGGAGTGGGCCGTCGACAGCGCGGCCAACACGAAAGTCGTCATGAGTGGCGGCTCGAAGACGAGCGACGAGGCCTTCCTCTCGACGGTCCGGAGCGCGATGGACGCCGGCGCGTCGGGGCTGGCCGTCGGGCGCAACGTGTTCCAGCGCGAACATCCCGAGGCCATCCTCGACGGCCTCGAGGCCATCATCTTCGAGGACGCGTCCGTCGCCGAGGCGCTCGCAACCAACGACGCCCTCGAATCAGACGACCGATGA
- a CDS encoding Glu/Leu/Phe/Val family dehydrogenase, with translation MAEINPFESLQEQIDDAAAYLDVAPDVIDRLKRPERTLSATLSVEMDGGDVEQFPAYRVQFNGDRGPYKGGIRYHPNVSEDEVTALAGWMVYKCAVVDIPYGGAKGGIAFDPREYSASEVERITRAFATELRPIIGEDRDIPAPDVNTGQREMNWIKDTYETLERTTEPGAVTGKAPSSGGSAGRVEATGRSTMLTAREAFDYLGRGIEDATVAVQGYGNAGSVAAELLDDVEATVVAVSDSQGGIYDADGLDTSAVKAHKRETGSVVGYPDAGRELSNEDLLTLDVDLLVPAALENAVDADIARDVQADVIVEAANGPLTPDADDVLTERDVYVFPDILANAGGVTVSYFEWVQNRQRFAWTEQRVNDELERIVTDAFDRLVDAYEAHDVPNVRTAAYVVAIERVADAADDRGVWP, from the coding sequence ATGGCGGAAATCAACCCGTTCGAGAGCCTCCAGGAGCAGATCGACGACGCGGCCGCCTATCTCGACGTCGCACCCGACGTGATCGACCGGCTCAAACGCCCCGAGCGAACCCTGTCGGCGACGCTCTCGGTCGAGATGGACGGCGGCGATGTCGAGCAGTTCCCGGCCTACCGGGTCCAGTTCAACGGCGACCGCGGCCCGTACAAGGGTGGCATTCGTTACCACCCGAACGTCTCCGAAGACGAGGTGACGGCGCTCGCGGGGTGGATGGTGTACAAATGCGCCGTCGTCGACATCCCGTACGGCGGCGCGAAAGGCGGCATCGCGTTCGATCCGCGGGAGTACTCCGCGAGCGAGGTCGAGCGCATCACGCGGGCGTTCGCGACGGAACTCCGCCCGATCATCGGCGAGGACCGCGACATCCCCGCACCCGACGTGAACACCGGCCAGCGGGAGATGAACTGGATCAAAGACACCTACGAGACGCTGGAGCGAACGACCGAACCCGGCGCAGTCACCGGGAAGGCACCCTCCTCCGGCGGGAGCGCGGGCCGCGTCGAGGCCACCGGCCGGTCGACGATGCTCACCGCCCGCGAGGCGTTCGACTATCTAGGTCGGGGCATCGAGGACGCGACCGTCGCCGTCCAGGGCTACGGCAACGCCGGGTCGGTCGCCGCCGAACTCCTCGACGACGTGGAGGCGACGGTGGTCGCCGTCAGCGACTCGCAGGGGGGGATCTACGACGCCGACGGCCTCGACACGAGCGCGGTCAAAGCGCACAAACGCGAGACGGGGTCGGTCGTCGGCTACCCCGACGCGGGGAGAGAGTTGTCGAACGAGGACCTGCTCACGCTCGACGTGGATCTGCTGGTGCCCGCGGCCTTGGAGAACGCCGTCGACGCCGATATCGCCCGCGACGTGCAGGCAGACGTCATCGTCGAAGCGGCGAACGGGCCGCTGACGCCCGACGCCGACGACGTGCTCACCGAGCGCGACGTCTACGTCTTCCCCGACATCCTCGCGAACGCGGGCGGCGTGACCGTCTCCTACTTCGAGTGGGTGCAGAACCGCCAGCGGTTCGCCTGGACCGAACAGCGGGTCAACGACGAACTCGAACGCATCGTCACGGACGCCTTCGACCGCCTGGTCGACGCCTACG
- a CDS encoding DUF5798 family protein, giving the protein MGFGSTAKKLQQVTDMAEDVYTRLNKLREQVDETRDAVDETRKRVDDIDRELAEQRAILDAIATEQGIDVETLIAEAHVVDAEEVAGEENDEQSKTGSDA; this is encoded by the coding sequence ATGGGATTCGGAAGCACGGCGAAGAAGCTCCAGCAGGTCACGGACATGGCCGAGGATGTCTACACGCGTTTGAACAAGCTTCGCGAGCAGGTCGACGAGACGCGGGACGCCGTCGACGAGACCCGCAAGCGCGTCGACGATATCGACCGCGAACTCGCCGAACAGCGAGCCATTCTCGATGCCATCGCCACCGAACAGGGGATCGACGTCGAGACGCTGATCGCGGAGGCGCACGTCGTCGACGCCGAGGAAGTCGCCGGTGAGGAGAACGACGAGCAGTCCAAGACGGGATCGGACGCCTGA
- a CDS encoding competence/damage-inducible protein A — MEVVILTVGDEVLAGDTTNTNATWLAKQVTDRGATVARILTVPDDCAVIERVVREWSAAFDAVIVTGGLGGTPDDVTADAIADAFGRDLAVDPTVREDVLETVAAYREANPETIEAHDVDIDVDAWAALPAGSRPLINPEGLCPGCVLENVYAFPGVPAEMRALFEQVAGEFGGDTVSMTLHTPQPEGSMVDALTTVREQFDVTVGSYPSGTELNRLKITGTDADAVERAARWLGEHVAITDAPDGAAAERD; from the coding sequence ATGGAAGTCGTCATTCTCACCGTCGGGGACGAAGTGCTCGCGGGAGACACGACGAACACGAACGCGACGTGGTTGGCGAAGCAAGTGACCGACCGCGGCGCCACCGTCGCGCGCATCCTCACCGTCCCGGACGACTGCGCGGTCATCGAGCGCGTCGTCCGCGAGTGGTCAGCGGCGTTCGACGCCGTGATCGTCACCGGCGGGCTTGGCGGCACGCCCGACGACGTGACTGCCGACGCCATCGCCGACGCCTTCGGCCGGGACTTGGCCGTCGACCCTACCGTCCGAGAGGACGTCCTCGAAACCGTCGCCGCCTACCGCGAGGCGAACCCGGAGACCATCGAGGCCCACGACGTCGACATCGATGTCGACGCCTGGGCGGCCCTGCCGGCGGGGAGCCGTCCGCTCATCAACCCCGAGGGGTTGTGCCCGGGGTGTGTCCTCGAGAACGTCTACGCCTTCCCGGGCGTGCCGGCGGAGATGCGCGCGCTCTTCGAGCAGGTCGCCGGCGAGTTCGGCGGCGACACCGTCTCGATGACGCTTCACACCCCACAGCCGGAGGGGTCGATGGTCGACGCGCTCACGACGGTCCGCGAGCAGTTCGACGTGACGGTCGGGAGCTATCCGAGCGGTACGGAGTTGAACCGGCTGAAGATCACGGGGACCGACGCCGACGCCGTCGAACGGGCGGCGCGGTGGCTCGGCGAGCACGTCGCGATCACGGACGCCCCCGACGGTGCGGCAGCGGAGAGGGACTAA
- a CDS encoding RAD55 family ATPase produces the protein MYDLGPPLNAEVDEGTNLLLSGPALTGKKELAFDILTTGVRNDEGAIVVSNTDGAKRVFEAFSERIDYEDRPLAVVDCVTRQQGVSDIRDDPRIRYTSSPVDMTGVGIKFSELLQEFYEERGIERNRVFLDSLSTLLMYSDLQTVFRFLHVFTGRVQSVDGLGLYAIDSSAHDDKTMNTLKQLFDGVIETREDAEPTARLPGN, from the coding sequence ATGTATGACCTCGGCCCACCGCTGAACGCCGAGGTTGACGAGGGGACGAATCTCTTGCTCTCGGGCCCGGCGCTCACCGGCAAAAAGGAGCTGGCGTTCGACATCCTGACGACCGGCGTTCGCAACGACGAAGGGGCGATCGTCGTCAGCAACACCGACGGCGCCAAACGCGTCTTCGAAGCGTTCTCGGAGCGTATCGACTACGAGGACCGCCCGCTCGCCGTCGTCGACTGCGTGACCCGGCAGCAGGGCGTCAGCGACATCCGTGACGACCCCCGGATCCGGTACACCTCCTCGCCCGTCGACATGACGGGCGTCGGGATCAAGTTCTCCGAACTCCTCCAGGAGTTCTACGAGGAGCGCGGGATCGAGCGCAATCGGGTGTTCTTGGACTCCCTGTCGACGCTTTTGATGTACTCGGACCTGCAGACTGTCTTCCGGTTCCTTCACGTGTTCACCGGACGCGTCCAGAGCGTCGACGGCCTCGGTCTCTACGCCATCGACTCCTCGGCCCACGACGACAAGACGATGAACACGCTCAAACAGCTGTTCGACGGCGTCATCGAGACCCGCGAGGACGCGGAACCGACCGCGAGGTTGCCCGGGAACTGA